The following is a genomic window from Paracoccus alcaliphilus.
CCGGGATCAGGCCTGATGCGCGACACGGCGAACGCGGTCGAAGCCTATGATCTGGACCTTCAACTGGTCGAGGGCAGCTCGGCCGCGATGACGGCGGCGCTGAAATCGGCGGTGGACCGGCAGGAATGGATCGCCGTGACGCTGTGGGAGCCGTCCTGGATGATGCAAAGCTTTGACGTCAAGTTCCTGACCGACCCGCAGGGCGTGTTCCCGCCGCCGCAAGGCTATTACTGGATCGGGCAGGCCGGGTTCTCGGCCGAAAACCCCGAAGCGCGTGAAGTGATCGCAAGCGTCTATGTGCCACTGGCCGATATCAACGCGATCAATGGCGCGGTCAGCGATGGCCAGACCATGGAGGAGGCCGTCGCGGACTGGGTCGAGGCGCATTCGGACCTGATTTCCCGCTGGATGAACATCAAGGATCACTGATCCCGGACCAACCGGCCCGTCCGTTTCTCGGGCGGGCCTTTTTCGGGTTGGAAACAAGGACTGGACCATATGAACGCACATTCCTCTGACGTGCTGATCGATTGCGATTCGCTGTGGAAGATCTTCGGGGACAATGCCGGGGCGGCGATCAGGGCCGTGTCCGAACGCGGCGCAAGCAAGGCCGAGGTGCTGCGCGAACATAACTGCGTGGTCGGCGTCGCCGGGGCATCGTTGCAGGTCAGGCGGGGCGAGATCTTCTGCATCATGGGCCTGTCGGGTTCCGGCAAATCGACCCTGATCCGGATGCTGAACCGGCTGATCGAGCCAAGCCTTGGCAGGATCACCGTCAAGGGCGAGGATATGTCGCGGCTGGATGCCGCCCGGCTGCGTGAGGTCCGGGCCAGCGATATCGGCATGGTGTTCCAGTCGGTCGCGCTGCTGCCGCATCGGACGGTGCTGGAAAATACCGGCTTCGGGCTGGAGGTTCGCGGCGTCGGCCGCGCCGAACGCGACGCCGCCGCCAGGGCCGCGCTGGCCAAGGTCGGGCTGGCCGAATGGCTGGACCGCTATCCTTCCGAACTGTCGGGCGGGATGCAGCAGCGGGTGGGACTGGCGCGCGCGCTGACCTCGGACCCCGAGATCATCCTGATGGACGAACCGTTTTCTGCGCTGGACCCGCTGATCCGCCGCCAGTTGCAGGACGAATTCCGCCAGCTGACCAAGGAACTGGGCAAATCCGCCGTCTTCATCACCCATGATCTGGACGAGGCAATCCGCATCGGCGACCGCATCGCCATCATGAAGGACGGCGCCATCATCCAGACCGGCACCGCCGAGGACATTATCCTCAACCCCGCCGATCAGTATGTCGCGGATTTCGTCGCCGGGATTTCGCGGCTGCATCTGGTCAAGGCGCATTCGGTGATGATCTCGCCCGGGGACTATCTGCGCGACCATCCGCAGGTGGATCTGTCGGCCCTGCCCAAGACCGTGCCCGAGGCCGATATCAGCCAGCTGATCGACCTTGTGACCCGCCATGACAGCGACGCGCTGACGGTCAGGCAGGCGGATCAGACCGTCGGCATCGTCACCACCCGCGGCATCATGCTGGCAATGAACGGCGCGTCCGGCGATACCAGCGGGGTGGCGCATTATGGATAATGCGGCCTTCGTCAAACGATTCGACATCATCATCGACGACGCGCTGTTCTGGCTGGGCGATCACGCGGCGTTCCTGTTCGACGCGATCCGTTACGGGCTGGAGGGGTTCTATGACCTGATCCTGACCGCCGTGACATGGCCGCCGTTCTGGGCGGTCTCGGCCATCGCCGGTCTGCTGGGCTGGCGGGTGGTCGGGCCGCGCTTCGGGCTGCTGGCGGCGCTGGGGCTGCTGTTCTGCCAGGCGATGGGCATGTGGTCCGAGACGATGGACACATTCGCCCTTGTCGTCAGCGCCACCGCCATCGCCCTGATCGTCGCGCTGCCCATCGGCGTCGTCGCGGGCTATTTCACCCGGCTGGACCGGCTGCTGGAACCGGCGCTGGACCTGATCCAGACGATGCCGCCCTATATCTATCTGCTGCCCGCCATCGCGCTGCTGGGTTACGGCTCGGCCACCGCGCTGGCCGCCACGATCATCGTCGCCGTTCCGCCGGTGATCCGCCTGACCTCGCTGGGAATCCGCCGCACGCCCACCGAGTTCATCGAGCTGGGGCAGGCCAGCGGCATCAATGGCTGGCAGATGTTCACCAAGATCAGGCTGCCCTTCGCGATGCCCTCTATCATGGCGGGGATCAATCAGGGGCTGATGATGGCCTTCGGCATGGTGGTCATCGCCGGGATCGTGGGATCCGGGGGACTGGGCCAGACGATCTATGAGGCGATCCGCACGCTGGATATCGCCAGGTCGATCAACGCGGCCATCGCCATCGTCATCCTGTGCATGGTCATCGACCGCATCACGCAGGGCGTGTCGGTCACGCATCAGGGGGCCCGGTGATGGAGTTGTCGAACCTGCAATTCTCGCCCGGCAAGCATCTGGCCCCGGTGATCGACTGGCTGAACGCCAATTTCCACGGCTTTTTTGCGGCCATCACCCGCACCATCGAAACGATGCTGTCAGCGGTCGAGGGCGCGCTGCTGTTTCTGCCCGCGCCGGGGCTGATCGCCGTGGCCGCCGGGCTGACCTTCATCGCGCTTGGCTGGCGGCTGGCGCTGCTGGTGGCCTGCTGTCTGGGCTTCGGCCTGCTGATGGGGCTGTGGCAGGCCAGCATGCAGACCATCGCGCTGGTCACCATCTCGGTCGCGATTTCGGTCGTCATCGCCTTTCCGCTGGGGATCTGGGCGGCGCGGCATCCCCGGGTCGAGGCCACGCTGCGGCCGATCCTTGACATCATGCAGACGGTACCGCCCTGGGTCTATCTGATCCCCGCGGTGATGATCTTCAGCCTTGGTCGGGTGCCGGCGATCATGGCGACCATCGTCTATGGCATCCCGCCGATGCTGCGGCTGACCACGCTGGCCTTCAAGCAGGTGCCCAAGGACCTCAAGGAACTGGGCGCCGCCATCGGCGCACCGCCCCGCACCATCCTGTTCAAGATCGAGATCCCCTCGGCCATGCCGACGCTGCTGGTCGGGCTGAACCAATGCATCCTGCTGTCGCTGGCGATGGTCGTTCTGGCCGGGCTGGTGGGCGCCGGCGGCCTTGGCGCCGAGGTCACGCGCGGTCTGACCCGGATGGAGATGGGGCTGGGCCTGCGCGCCGGGCTGGCCATCGTCGCGGTGGCGCTGCTGCTGGACCGGCTGTCGCGCAACGCACTGCAATACAAACGCAAACCCACGGTCAGGACGACATGAGAAAGACCTTCTTCTGCATCGATTCCCATGCCTGCGGGAACCCGGTCCGGGTCGTCGCGGGCGGCGGGCCGCTGCTGCCGCACCTGCCCATTGCCGAGCGCCGGGCGCTGTTCATGCGCGACCACGACTGGATGCGCACCGCGCTGATGTTCGAGCCGCGCGGCCATGACGTGATGTCGGGGGCGATCTTCTATCCGCCCCATCGCGACGATTGCGACGTGGCGGTTGTGTTCATCGAGGTCAGCGGCTGCCTGCCGATGTGCGACGCGGGCACCATCGGCCTGTCCACCGTGCTGATCGAGGAAGGGCTGGTCAGCCCGCGCATGCCCGGCACCCTGTCGCTGGAAACCCCGGCGGGCCGAATCGATGTGACCTATCGGATGGAGGGCGACAGGGTGGCCGAGGTGCGGCTGTTCAACGTGCCCAGCTATCTTCACGCCGCCGATCTGACGGTCGATGTTGCGGGCGTCGGGCCGCTGGTGGTGGATATCGCCTATGGCGGCAATTTCTATGCCGTGGTCGAACCGCAGCAGAACTGGCCGGGGCTGGAGATCGGCGCGGCAGCCATCGTCACTCTCAGCCAGAAACTGCGAGAGGCATTGCGCGGCGTCATCGACCCGGTGCATCCGCTGGATGATCGCATCCGCGGCGTGCATCACGCGATCTGGTGCGATGCGCCGAAGGGGCGGGCCGATGGGCGTGGCGCGGTCTTTTACGGCGAAAAGGCCATCGACCGTTCCCCCGGCGGCACCGGCACCTCGGCGCGCATGGCGCAACTGCATGGCAAGGGACGGCTGGCCGTGGGTGGGCGTTATCGCAACGAAAGCCTGATCGGGACGGTGTTCGATGGCCGGGTGGAAGCCGAGGTCGCCATCGGCGATTTCACCGGCATCCGCCCCAGCCTTGGCGCTTGGGCGCGGATCATCGGCCATAACACGATCTTCGTGGACGACCGCGATCCGCTGTTCCGGGGCTTTCAGATCGCCTGAGCCGCCCCGGTGGCGATCACCGCGTATCCGCGATGACCTTGCCGTCATTGGGCAGGCTGCCGGGCACGACGACCTCGACCGAACCTTTCAACCGCGTGATCTCGGCCAGTTTCTCGGCCAGCGGGGCGACGACATTGCTGTCCTCATGCTCGACCAGCAGATGCATGCGGTCCTGTTCGCCCGCGCGGCTGACCTCCAGCCGCAGGCGCAGGCAACCCGGGATCGCGCGGCCGATGGCGGCGATCTGTTCGGGGCGCACGAACATGCCCTTGATCTTGGTCGCCTGATCGGCGCGCCCCATCCAGCCCTTGATGCGTCGGTTGCTGCGTCCGTCCTGCGCCGCGCCGGTCAGGATCGCCGACATATCCCCGGTCGCGAAGCGCAGCAGCGGATAGTCGGGATCAAGCCGCGTCACCACGATCTCGCCCACCTCGCCATCGGGGACGGGTTCGCCGGTGCCGGGGCGGACGATCTCGACGATCAGCCCCTCGTTCAGCACCATGCCGGGCGCGCCGGTCTCATAGGCGACGATGCCCAGATCGGCGGTGCCATAGCATTGCCGCACCGCGACACCGCGCCCGGCCAGTTCCGCGCGCAGCGATTCGGGCAGGGCGGCCCCGGTGACCATGCCGACCTGAAGGCAGGTCCGGTCCACGCCCTGCTCATCGGCCTTGTCCAGCAGGATCTTCAGGAAATCCGGCACCCCGACATAGACGCGCGGGCGGTATTGCCCGATCGCCACCAGCTGATCGGCGGTATTGCCCGGCCCGGCAGGAATGACCGGACAGCCGATCGCCTCGGCCCCGGCCTCGAAGATGAAGGCGGCGGGCGTCAGGTGATAGGAAAAGGTGTTCAGGATCACATCGCCCTTGCGCACCCCCGCCGCATGCAGCGCCCGCGCCGAACCCCACCAGTCCGACCCGCGCCCCTCGGGGTCGAAGATCGGGCCGGGCGAGACGAACAGCCGCCGCAGATTGCCCACCGGATTGCCGTTCAGCCCGCCCAGAGGCGCATTCGCGGACTGCATTTCAACCAGATCGCTTTTGCGCAGGACGGGCAGGGCGGCCAGATCGGCAAGGCTGGTCAGCGGCAGAACGCCCTCAAGCCGCTCGGCCCAATAGGGCTGCGCCTCGCGCATCCGGGCGATCTGGGCATTCAGCCGGGCCAGCTGGTCGTTTTCGCGCGCGTCCGGCGCCTGACCCTCGGCCATGTCGTAAAGCTGGGCAGTCATGCGACGCCTTTCTTATGCCAGCCAGCGCTTGCGCCGGCGGTAGTGTTTGACGGCGTGATAATCGACATGATCCGCGCCCCCCAGATAGAAGTCCTGCACATCGGGATTGGCCTTCAGCACCTCGGCCGAACCCGACATGACGACCTGCCCCTGCTCGATCAGATAGGCGCGACTGACGATGTCCAGCGTCGCCGCCGCGTTCTGTTCGACCAGCAGGACCGACAGTTTCTCGCGCGCGTTGATCTCGCTGATGATGCCGAAGATCTCTTGCACCAGCAGCGGTGACAGGCCCAGTGACGGCTCGTCCAGCATGATCAGCTTCGGCTCGGTCATCAGCGCGCGGCCGATGGCCAGCATCTGCTGCTCGCCCCCCGACAGATAGCCGGACTTGGACTTGATCCGCTCCTTCAGACGCGGGAAATAGGCATAGACCTGTTCGCGCAGCTCGTGGAACCGGCCCAGATTGCGGCCGCGATAGGCCGCGATCAGGTTTTCATCCGGCGTCAGGTGGCCAAAGACACGCCGCCCCTCCAGCACATGGACCAGCCCCAGCGCGACCCGCTCGGGCGCACCCAGGTTCAGGATGGACTGATCGCCAAAGCGGATGTCGCCGCGCGTGACCAGCCCGCGCTCGGGGCCCAGAAGCCCCGAGATGGATTTCAGCGTCGTCGATTTGCCCGCGCCGTTCGATCCCAGCAGGGCGACCATCTCTCCTTCGCCGATCTCAAGCGACACGCCCTTGGTGGCCAGAAAGACCTTGTCATAGATCACCTCGATATTTTCGAGTGTCAGCGCGGGCATGGATCAGTTCCCCTGACCGTAATGGGCGGCGGATTCCTCGATCACCTCGCGCACCAGTTCGGGATAGGCGGCATGCCAGTCCGACACCGGCACCCAGGCCTGACCGTCCCATTGCGACACGCGGCCCGCGCCGCCGCCCTGATGGTCCTCGGCGGTGATGGTGATCGGCGGCATCAGCCCTTCGGCGTCAAAGCCCGCGATCTGCTCGAACCCGGCTTTCAGCGTCTCGCCGGTCAGGGCATCGCCGCCTTCCAGACCCAGACGCGCGGCCTCGACCGCGACGGCCATCGTGGCGACGCCCAGATTGTAATAGCTGGTGCCGATATTGGCATCCTCGCCCGAGCCCTTGCCGGTCGCGATGACCTTTTCCTGAATGCGCTGGATGATCGGGTGATCGGTGCCCGCCGCCGTCGCCTCGAAGCGTTTGACGCCGGTCATCTGCGGGCCGACATTGGCGGCATCGGTTTCGGCCAGCCAGATCACCGAATAGATCTGCTCGGGCGCGATGCCGTTCTGGATCGCGGTACGCACCGACACGGCCTGACCGCCGCCCGCGCCCCAGATCATGACGTAGTCGGGGCGATAGCGGCGCACCTCGGACCATGCCGCCGACTGCTCGTTGCCGGGCGACGCATAGGGGAACGCCT
Proteins encoded in this region:
- a CDS encoding ABC transporter permease yields the protein MDNAAFVKRFDIIIDDALFWLGDHAAFLFDAIRYGLEGFYDLILTAVTWPPFWAVSAIAGLLGWRVVGPRFGLLAALGLLFCQAMGMWSETMDTFALVVSATAIALIVALPIGVVAGYFTRLDRLLEPALDLIQTMPPYIYLLPAIALLGYGSATALAATIIVAVPPVIRLTSLGIRRTPTEFIELGQASGINGWQMFTKIRLPFAMPSIMAGINQGLMMAFGMVVIAGIVGSGGLGQTIYEAIRTLDIARSINAAIAIVILCMVIDRITQGVSVTHQGAR
- a CDS encoding ABC transporter permease encodes the protein MELSNLQFSPGKHLAPVIDWLNANFHGFFAAITRTIETMLSAVEGALLFLPAPGLIAVAAGLTFIALGWRLALLVACCLGFGLLMGLWQASMQTIALVTISVAISVVIAFPLGIWAARHPRVEATLRPILDIMQTVPPWVYLIPAVMIFSLGRVPAIMATIVYGIPPMLRLTTLAFKQVPKDLKELGAAIGAPPRTILFKIEIPSAMPTLLVGLNQCILLSLAMVVLAGLVGAGGLGAEVTRGLTRMEMGLGLRAGLAIVAVALLLDRLSRNALQYKRKPTVRTT
- a CDS encoding glycine betaine ABC transporter substrate-binding protein, encoding MKFVWKTLCAAAVVAMTALPGMAQDKTIKMGTLSWEDLTPITGITKKVLEEKGFTVEVTSFSEWGIAYAALAKGDVEILASQIDYVAQDYWDRNKRRLEKISPVSHGLFQGIAVPSYVDIDSVEDLNTNADKFGGRIVGIEPGSGLMRDTANAVEAYDLDLQLVEGSSAAMTAALKSAVDRQEWIAVTLWEPSWMMQSFDVKFLTDPQGVFPPPQGYYWIGQAGFSAENPEAREVIASVYVPLADINAINGAVSDGQTMEEAVADWVEAHSDLISRWMNIKDH
- a CDS encoding quaternary amine ABC transporter ATP-binding protein — protein: MNAHSSDVLIDCDSLWKIFGDNAGAAIRAVSERGASKAEVLREHNCVVGVAGASLQVRRGEIFCIMGLSGSGKSTLIRMLNRLIEPSLGRITVKGEDMSRLDAARLREVRASDIGMVFQSVALLPHRTVLENTGFGLEVRGVGRAERDAAARAALAKVGLAEWLDRYPSELSGGMQQRVGLARALTSDPEIILMDEPFSALDPLIRRQLQDEFRQLTKELGKSAVFITHDLDEAIRIGDRIAIMKDGAIIQTGTAEDIILNPADQYVADFVAGISRLHLVKAHSVMISPGDYLRDHPQVDLSALPKTVPEADISQLIDLVTRHDSDALTVRQADQTVGIVTTRGIMLAMNGASGDTSGVAHYG
- a CDS encoding ABC transporter ATP-binding protein; its protein translation is MPALTLENIEVIYDKVFLATKGVSLEIGEGEMVALLGSNGAGKSTTLKSISGLLGPERGLVTRGDIRFGDQSILNLGAPERVALGLVHVLEGRRVFGHLTPDENLIAAYRGRNLGRFHELREQVYAYFPRLKERIKSKSGYLSGGEQQMLAIGRALMTEPKLIMLDEPSLGLSPLLVQEIFGIISEINAREKLSVLLVEQNAAATLDIVSRAYLIEQGQVVMSGSAEVLKANPDVQDFYLGGADHVDYHAVKHYRRRKRWLA
- a CDS encoding ABC transporter substrate-binding protein, whose protein sequence is MNWMRKLALTTALVVGVAGPIHAEEIKFGLLQDFTAVYTFVTGQYNQGQRDYLTLINEEGGIDGNTFTAIVRDTGNQPQRGIEAYNRAKEEGAILFDFLSTPVSAAILDQADADQRVVITPAHGRGDASDGTVFPYIFPMMATYWAQAANLIEYMKSTDGLEGKKIAIVHIDSPFGREPAPILQALSEQEGFEFQAFPYASPGNEQSAAWSEVRRYRPDYVMIWGAGGGQAVSVRTAIQNGIAPEQIYSVIWLAETDAANVGPQMTGVKRFEATAAGTDHPIIQRIQEKVIATGKGSGEDANIGTSYYNLGVATMAVAVEAARLGLEGGDALTGETLKAGFEQIAGFDAEGLMPPITITAEDHQGGGAGRVSQWDGQAWVPVSDWHAAYPELVREVIEESAAHYGQGN
- a CDS encoding 4-hydroxyproline epimerase yields the protein MRKTFFCIDSHACGNPVRVVAGGGPLLPHLPIAERRALFMRDHDWMRTALMFEPRGHDVMSGAIFYPPHRDDCDVAVVFIEVSGCLPMCDAGTIGLSTVLIEEGLVSPRMPGTLSLETPAGRIDVTYRMEGDRVAEVRLFNVPSYLHAADLTVDVAGVGPLVVDIAYGGNFYAVVEPQQNWPGLEIGAAAIVTLSQKLREALRGVIDPVHPLDDRIRGVHHAIWCDAPKGRADGRGAVFYGEKAIDRSPGGTGTSARMAQLHGKGRLAVGGRYRNESLIGTVFDGRVEAEVAIGDFTGIRPSLGAWARIIGHNTIFVDDRDPLFRGFQIA
- a CDS encoding phenylacetate--CoA ligase family protein, which produces MTAQLYDMAEGQAPDARENDQLARLNAQIARMREAQPYWAERLEGVLPLTSLADLAALPVLRKSDLVEMQSANAPLGGLNGNPVGNLRRLFVSPGPIFDPEGRGSDWWGSARALHAAGVRKGDVILNTFSYHLTPAAFIFEAGAEAIGCPVIPAGPGNTADQLVAIGQYRPRVYVGVPDFLKILLDKADEQGVDRTCLQVGMVTGAALPESLRAELAGRGVAVRQCYGTADLGIVAYETGAPGMVLNEGLIVEIVRPGTGEPVPDGEVGEIVVTRLDPDYPLLRFATGDMSAILTGAAQDGRSNRRIKGWMGRADQATKIKGMFVRPEQIAAIGRAIPGCLRLRLEVSRAGEQDRMHLLVEHEDSNVVAPLAEKLAEITRLKGSVEVVVPGSLPNDGKVIADTR